A window of the Brassica napus cultivar Da-Ae chromosome C5, Da-Ae, whole genome shotgun sequence genome harbors these coding sequences:
- the LOC106439983 gene encoding fruit protein pKIWI502 gives MFILRRPHLTRHLRFSRSNRVASVVSSAAAVRQDATLWTPAPLSLVESAAESLFHISIDISNSPDLAASYTRPGQYLQLRVPDVEKPSFLAIASPPSFAAASGAFEFLVKSIAGSTAEILCGLKRGETVELSSVMGNGFDVDQIDPPGEYPTVLIFATGSGISPIRSLIEAGFGADRRSDVRLYYGARNLKRMAYQEKFEEWESSGVKVVPVLSQPDDGWRGETGYVQAAFARAKQVSDPSATGVVLCGQRQMAEEITAMLVADGVSNDKMLKNF, from the exons ATGTTTATCCTGCGCCGTCCCCACCTCACACGCCATCTCCGCTTCTCACGCAGTAACCGCGTCGCCTCCGTCGTCTCCTCCGCCGCCGCAGTTCGTCAGGACGCCACCCTCTGGACCCCAGCTCCCCTCTCTCTCGTCGAATCTGCGGCTGAATCGCTTTTCCACATCTCGATCGACATTTCCAACTCCCCGGATCTCGCAGCTTCTTACACGCGACCCGGTCAGTATCTCCAGCTCCGCGTTCCTGATGTCGAGAAGCCTTCGTTTCTGGCGATCGCTTCTCCTCCTTCCTTCGCGGCTGCGAGCGGTGCGTTCGAGTTCTTGGTGAAGAGCATCGCTGGGTCAACGGCGGAGATTCTCTGCGGGTTGAAGAGAGGGGAGACCGTTGAGCTTAGCTCCGTGATGGGTAATGGTTTCGACGTCGATCAGATCGATCCTCCTGGAGAATATCCCACGGTTTTGATTTTCGCCACTGGATCTGGAATTAG TCCCATCCGCTCACTAATTGAGGCAGGATTTGGCGCTGATAGAAGATCTGATGTAAGACTCTATTATGGAGCTAGGAACCTGAAAAGAATGGCTTATCAG GAAAAGTTTGAAGAGTGGGAATCATCAGGTGTCAAAGTTGTGCCGGTGTTGTCACAGCCAGACGATGGGTGGAGAGGGGAAACCGGATATGTGCAG GCTGCTTTCGCAAGGGCTAAGCAAGTTTCAGATCCCTCGGCCACAGGAGTGGTGTTGTGCGGACAGAGACAAATGGCTGAA GAGATAACAGCAATGCTTGTTGCCGATGGAGTGTCAAATGACAAGATGCTCAAAAACTTTTGA
- the LOC106439987 gene encoding fasciclin-like arabinogalactan protein 19 gives MATISFSSFAIFLVALVLCFPHPSAGVPLEELERAITVLRVRGRALFANAIVTSDLLFDLLSAETLTLFAPTDSTLFDLDMTRSFSFYVSTLRLHSVPVRLPFSDLRSLPNATSLPTLLPSHHLLLGKSSSSNESVYLDGVHIFLPGLFYGQHLAVHGIDGLLSLTTPSSSELSVDLPPVVDSPAESPYAVVSRFSPAPQPYASFLGRTPAETPRVEEVSPSPWREGMIVGDEGGPLDWRSNHF, from the coding sequence ATGGCGACTATCTCGTTCTCCTCCTTCGCCATCTTTCTCGTTGCTCTCGTTCTCTGTTTCCCTCATCCATCCGCCGGAGTACCTTTGGAAGAACTGGAAAGAGCCATCACGGTGCTCCGCGTCAGAGGCCGAGCTCTCTTCGCTAACGCCATCGTAACCTCCGATCTCCTCTTCGATTTACTCTCCGCCGAGACCCTCACACTCTTCGCCCCCACCGATTCCACGCTTTTCGATCTCGACATGACTCGTTCCTTCTCCTTCTACGTTTCCACCCTCCGCCTCCACTCCGTACCCGTCCGCCTCCCGTTCTCCGATCTCCGATCACTCCCCAACGCCACCTCTCTCCCGACGCTGCTTCCCTCTCACCACCTCCTACTCGGTAAGTCTTCTTCCTCCAACGAGTCCGTCTATCTCGACGGCGTTCACATTTTCCTCCCTGGTTTGTTCTACGGTCAGCATCTCGCCGTACACGGTATCGACGGTCTTCTTTCGCTCACGACTCCTTCGTCTTCGGAACTTTCCGTTGATTTGCCTCCCGTGGTTGATTCGCCGGCGGAGTCACCGTATGCTGTGGTTTCTAGATTCTCACCGGCGCCACAGCCTTACGCCTCCTTTCTTGGTCGTACACCAGCAGAGACTCCAAGGGTTGAAGAAGTTTCACCGTCGCCGTGGAGAGAAGGCATGATCGTAGGCGATGAAGGAGGTCCGTTAGATTGGAGGAGTAACCACTTCTGA
- the LOC106439984 gene encoding protein DETOXIFICATION 12 — translation MVDAESSAKDILLLPVDRVQVVTWRNLRDGSFTEELKRLISFATPMAAVVIAQFSLQIISMVMVGHLGNLALASASLASSFCNVTGFSFIIGLSCALDTLSGQAYGAKLYRKLGVQTYTAMFCLTLVCFPISIVWFNMGKLLVFLGQDHSIAHEAGRYAAWLIPGLFSYAVLQPLTRYFQNQSMIRPLLITSSFVFCLHVPLCWLLVYKSGLGFLGGALAMGLSNWLYAILLGSIMYFSSSCFETRAPLTMEIFNGVGEFFSYALPSAAMVCLEWWSYELIILLSGLLPNPELETSVLSVCLQTVATIYSIPLAISAAASTRISNELGAGNSRAAHIVVYAAMSLAVVESLVVSMSLLVGRNVFGYVFSSDKETVDYVAKMALLVSISIILDGSQGVLSGIARGCGWQHIGAYINLGSFYLWGIPFAATLAFWVHLKGVGLWVGIQAGAVLQTFLLALVTGCTNWEHQAFEARKRMALA, via the exons ATGGTGGACGCAGAGAGCAGCGCCAAGGATATCTTGCTACTGCCGGTAGACAGAGTTCAGGTAGTGACATGGAGAAATCTGCGAGACGGATCATTCACCGAAGAACTCAAACGTCTCATCTCCTTCGCCACTCCTATGGCTGCTGTCGTCATCGCTCAGTTCAGTTTACAGATCATCTCTATGGTTATGGTTGGTCACCTCGGAAACCTCGCTCTCGCCAGCGCCTCCTTAGCTTCTTCCTTCTGCAACGTCACTGGCTTCAGCTTCATC ATAGGATTGTCATGTGCCTTGGATACTCTGAGCGGTCAAGCTTACGGAGCTAAACTCTACCGTAAACTAGGCGTTCAGACATACACAGCTATGTTCTGTCTCACACTAGTCTGTTTCCCTATCTCTATCGTATGGTTCAACATGGGGAAGCTTCTTGTTTTCCTTGGCCAAGACCACTCTATTGCGCACGAAGCCGGCAGGTACGCCGCCTGGCTCATCCCTGGTCTCTTCTCTTACGCTGTTCTACAGCCACTCACTCGCTACTTCCAAAACCAGAGCATGATCAGACCCCTCTTGATCACCTCCTCTTTTGTGTTCTGTCTCCACGTTCCTCTCTGCTGGCTTTTGGTTTACAAGTCAGGGCTTGGTTTCCTTGGTGGAGCCTTGGCTATGGGTTTGTCGAACTGGCTCTATGCTATTCTTCTTGGGTCTATCATGtacttctcctcttcttgttttgAGACGCGTGCGCCTCTTACCATGGAGATATTCAATGGCGTtggagagttctttagctatgCTCTTCCTTCTGCTGCTATGGTTTG CCTAGAGTGGTGGTCATATGAACTCATAATATTACTCTCTGGTCTCTTACCCAACCCAGAACTGGAAACTTCTGTGCTCTCTGTTTG TCTCCAAACAGTTGCTACAATCTATTCAATACCACTTGCCATCTCGGCTGCAGCAAG CACAAGAATCTCAAACGAATTAGGTGCTGGAAACTCAAGGGCGGCACATATTGTGGTCTACGCGGCAATGTCTCTTGCAGTAGTGGAATCATTGGTAGTGAGTATGTCTCTGTTAGTCGGAAGGAATGTTTTCGGGTATGTTTTCAGTAGTGACAAGGAAACAGTCGACTATGTTGCAAAGATGGCTCTGTTGGTCTCTATCTCTATCATACTAGACGGTTCACAGGGTGTTCTCTCAG GTATTGCAAGGGGATGCGGATGGCAACATATAGGGGCTTACATCAATTTAGGATCTTTCTATCTCTGGGGGATACCCTTTGCAGCAACTTTAGCCTTCTGGGTTCATCTGAAAGGTGTTGGCCTTTGGGTTGGAATACAAGCTGGTGCCGTTCTACAAACTTTTCTGCTAGCTCTTGTCACTGGCTGCACAAACTGGGAACACCAG GCCTTTGAAGCAAGGAAGAGAATGGCTTTAGCCTAA
- the LOC106346688 gene encoding vacuolar-sorting protein BRO1: MASSALSNLMLAIHEKKTSSVDLYRPLRNYITFTYSEREAQLLEDDLETLNQLRSDVERVPDPSPSARRDLLISYYKALCLVETRFPISPEKHHVNAVSFLWHDTFKQKQKATQQNIHLEKAAVLFNLGATYSQIGLGHDRTTVDGRRQASHAFIGAAGAFAYLRDNESTKASIGQSSTTVDVSVECVGMLERLMLAQAQECVFENTIAKGSTPGVCAKIARQVGIYYEEALAALTAPPLKDHFEKGWISHVQLKAALFYSEACYRYGMELHEKEEIAEEIARLRSGSSRLAEAKKSSRGAPAQLIEAMNKLEASINCNLDRAVKENDRVYLMRVPSPASLSPLPTFSMVKPMNMTEILDASKEKMFAILVPDSSAKALSRYTEMVDDVIRTQAERLQQASELTRVRLKEMDLPDSILAVDGHSTLPADLREDVEAVQISGGPASLEAELQQLRDLKRVNQELLVHTEELLQKEATEDTQFRSQFGTRWTRPQSSTLTKNLQDRLNRFAANLKQAGESDVKIERSVRENSALMSILDRRPIESAIPSLAKPMMSLDATEDAIVGTLKQSLRQLENLGAQRAGLEDMLKEMKRKDDILPKLMTITGSYEDMFRKEISKYDHICEDISQNIEVQEQLLRQIQAQNEEFSTVFNLEDYKASREKCYNQIQAAISKYREIKENVNEGLKFYVTLQDAITNVKQQCSDFVMTRSIQCREMIEDVQRQMSGLSFQDRRNSGPYPSVHQPTATSSPPPQETHNPSHPHPQAPYYRPPEQLSRPGYSIPPYGPPPPYHTPHGQAPPQPYPPQAPQQQQPYPSWQQGSYYDPQGQQPRPPYTAPNPYLHPPQPQPPHQGSGYYRH; encoded by the exons ATGGCTTCGTCGGCGCTCTCTAATCTGATGCTCGCGATCCACGAGAAGAAGACGAGCTCAGTCGATCTCTACCGTCCTCTCCGCAACTACATAACCTTCACCTACTCCGAGCGCGAAGCTCAGCTTCTAGAAGACGATCTCGAAACCCTCAATCAACTCCGCTCCGACGTTGAACGCGTCCCAGATCCGTCTCCCTCCGCCCGGAGAGACCTTCTCATCTCCTACTACAAAGCCCTATGCCTCGTGGAGACGCGGTTTCCAATCTCCCCCGAGAAGCACCACGTCAACGCCGTCTCTTTCCTATGGCACGATACCTTCAAGCAGAAGCAAAAGGCCACTCAGCAGAACATTCATCTGGAGAAAGCCGCCGTTCTCTTCAACCTCGGCGCTACTTACAGCCAGATCGGGCTCGGTCACGATCGCACCACCGTGGATGGGCGCCGTCAGGCTTCGCATGCGTTCATCGGTGCGGCGGGGGCGTTCGCGTACCTGAGGGATAACGAGTCCACTAAGGCGTCGATCGGGCAGAGCAGCACCACCGTGGATGTGTCGGTGGAGTGCGTGGGGATGTTGGAGAGGCTCATGTTGGCTCAGGCTCAGGAATGTGTATTTGAGAATACCATTGCTAAAGGAAGCACTCCTGGTGTTTGTGCTAAAATTGCTAGACAG GTTGGTATATACTACGAGGAAGCTTTGGCTGCGTTAACCGCTCCACCATTGAAGGATCATTTTGagaaaggctggatttctcatGTGCAGCTGAAAGCAGCACTCTTCTATAGTGAAGCTTGTTATAGGTATGGAATGGAGTTGCACGAGAAAGAGGAAATTGCAGAAGAGATAGCTCGGCTGAGGAGCGGAAGCAGCCGTTTGGCAGAGGCGAAGAAGTCTTCGAGAGGAGCTCCTGCTCAGCTTATAGAAGCCATGAACAAACTAGAGGCGAGCATTAATTGCAATTTGGATAGGGCTGTCAAGGAAAACGATAGAGTGTACCTCATGAGGGTTCCGTCTCCTGCTTCTTTGTCTCCACTTCCGACTTTCTCAATGGTTAAGCCAATGAACATGACTGAGATATTGGATGCAAGCAAGGAGAAGATGTTTGCCATCCTTGTTCCGGACAGCAGTGCGAAAGCTCTCTCTAGATACACTGAGATGGTGGATGATGTGATTAGGACTCAGGCGGAGAGGTTACAGCAAGCGAGCGAGCTAACTCGGGTGAGGCTCAAAGAGATGGATCTTCCTGATTCTATTCTTGCTGTGGATGGTCACTCAACTCTTCCGGCTGATCTTAGAGAAGATGTAGAAGCTGTTCAGATCAGTGGTGGTCCTGCTAGCTTGGAAGCTGAACTCCAGCAACTTAGAGATCTGAAGAGGGTTAATCAGGAGTTGTTGGTGCACACCGAAGAGCTTTTGCAGAAAGAAGCAACTGAAGATACTCAATTTAGAAGCCAATTTGGGACTCGGTGGACTAGGCCTCAGTCTAGCACTCTGACAAAGAACTTGCAGGATAGGTTAAATCGTTTTGCAGCCAATTTGAAACAAGCTGGAGAAAGTGATGTGAAGATTGAGCGTTCTGTGAGAGAGAATTCCGCCCTCATGTCAATTCTTGATCGAAGGCCG ATAGAATCTGCCATCCCATCTCTAGCTAAGCCAATGATGTCTCTGGACGCAACGGAGGATGCCATCGTGGGAACTCTGAAGCAGAGTCTG AGGCAACTGGAAAATCTTGGTGCTCAGCGCGCAGGTCTTGAAGACATGCTCAAAGAGATGAAAAGAAAG GATGACATACTGCCAAAGCTGATGACGATTACAGGTTCATATGAAGATATGTTCAGGAAAGAGATATCAAAGTATGATCACATCTGTGAAGATATTTCTCAAAACATTGAAGTTCAAGAACAGTTGTTGAGGCAAATTCAG GCTCAAAATGAAGAGTTCTCAACTGTTTTTAATCTTGAAGATTATAAAG CATCCAGAGAGAAGTGCTATAACCAGATTCAAGCGGCTATATCCAAGTATCGAGAGATCAAGGAAAATGTCAATGAGGGCTTGAAGTTCTATGTCACTCTCCAA GATGCAATCACGAATGTCAAACAGCAATGCAGTGATTTTGTGATGACGAGGAGTATCCAGTGCCGAGAAATGATTGAAGATGTGCAACGACAGATGTCTGGTCTGAGTTTTCAGGATCGTAGAAACTCCGGTCCATACCCATCTGTACATCAGCCGACAGCTACAAGTTCGCCTCCTCCACAAGAAACTCATAATCCATCTCATCCTCACCCACAAGCACCATACTATAGACCGCCCGAACAACTGTCAAGACCTGGCTACTCTATCCCACCCTATGGTCCACCTCCCCCGTACCACACACCTCATGGCCAGGCGCCACCACAACCATACCCTCCTCAGGCCCCGCAACAGCAACAGCCTTATCCATCTTGGCAACAAGGCTCGTACTATGATCCTCAGGGACAGCAGCCTCGGCCTCCTTATACCGCCCCGAATCCGTACCTACACCCGCCTCAGCCTCAGCCTCCTCACCAAGGCAGTGGATACTACAGGCATTGA
- the LOC106381214 gene encoding loganic acid O-methyltransferase-like, protein MNGGDGPSSYARNSSYQRGAIDAAEALLRKEIQKRLDLTNHTFSTFTIADFGCSSGPNTLLAVDIIIQALLHKFRSSTANVKTPEFQVFFNDLSHTDFNALFALLPPQSQRPYFLAGVPGSFYGNLFPKASLNLAYSSCALCWLSDVPPELSDTTSPAYNGGRIHYTGASAEVAQAYSRQYKKDVKSFLVARSRELAEDGLMALIVPGVPDGFLDSQASTGSEFDLVGSCLMDMAREGRIKEEDVDSFNLPIYYTTPKELEEIIRSDGELKIEKMGTLDGVDAHDTMPDLESRVLYLRAVLERLIRTHFGHQILDELFDRYSLKLSQSSFFLYPQTHKSIMIFTFLTRLSYI, encoded by the exons ATGAACGGTGGAGACGGTCCTTCTAGCTATGCTCGCAACTCCTCCTATCAG AGGGGAGCCATTGACGCTGCTGAAGCACTCCTTAGGAAGGAGATCCAGAAGCGTCTCGACCTCACCAACCATACATTCTCTACATTCACCATCGCTGACTTTGGATGTTCCTCTGGCCCCAACACCCTTCTTGCTGTAGACATCATCATTCAAGCTCTCCTCCACAAGTTCAGATCCTCTACGGCTAATGTTAAAACCCCTGAGTTTCAAGTCTTCTTCAACGACCTCTCGCACACTGATTTTAATGCACTCTTTGCTTTGCTCCCTCCTCAGAGTCAACGCCCCTACTTCTTGGCAG GGGTCCCTGGCTCTTTTTATGGAAACTTGTTTCCCAAGGCATCTCTCAACTTGGCCTATTCCTCTTGTGCTCTCTGTTGGCTCTCCGACGTGCCACCAGAGCTAAGTGACACAACCTCTCCTGCTTACAACGGAGGCAGGATTCATTACACAGGAGCATCAGCAGAGGTTGCACAGGCCTACTCTCGTCAGTACAAAAAGGATGTCAAGTCTTTCCTTGTTGCAAGATCACGGGAGCTCGCAGAAGACGGGCTGATGGCATTGATTGTGCCCGGTGTACCAGATGGGTTTCTCGATTCTCAGGCTTCAACGGGATCCGAGTTCGATCTCGTGGGCTCATGCCTCATGGACATGGCCAGAGAG GGACGAATCAAGGAGGAGGATGTAGACAGTTTCAACCTGCCTATCTATTACACAACTCCAAAGGAACTGGAAGAGATCATCAGAAGCGACGGGGAGCTCAAAATCGAGAAGATGGGGACACTGGATGGTGTGGACGCACACGACACCATGCCTGACCTTGAATCGAGGGTCCTGTACCTCAGAGCGGTCCTGGAACGTCTCATTCGCACCCACTTTGGCCACCAAATCCTTGACGAGCTGTTTGACCGCTACTCTCTCAAACTTTCTCAGTCCTCTTTCTTCCTCTATCCTCAAACCCACAAATCCATCATGATCTTTACCTTTCTCACTCGCCTTAGTTACATTTGA